A single Ktedonobacteraceae bacterium DNA region contains:
- a CDS encoding ImmA/IrrE family metallo-endopeptidase: MIWKKNSERINKAVTRLLQAGHISEPPVPVEQLAELCGVQIRYVPYEGQLASLLLWEDGHTVIGVNRLHSLTRQRFAIAHELGHLELHHHTGSHIDRHFSLPLHPLPALSPVESLECEASTFAAELLVPTPFLEHDLKGLKMPVDYDDNAATLALAGRYQVSSQLMSFRLVSMYFCSER, encoded by the coding sequence ATGATCTGGAAGAAGAATAGCGAACGCATCAATAAGGCTGTCACGAGATTGCTGCAGGCGGGCCATATTTCTGAGCCACCGGTTCCTGTTGAGCAATTGGCCGAACTGTGCGGCGTTCAGATTCGCTACGTGCCATACGAGGGGCAACTGGCAAGCCTGCTCTTATGGGAAGATGGTCATACGGTGATCGGTGTAAACCGCCTGCACTCCCTTACGCGCCAGCGCTTTGCCATCGCGCACGAGTTGGGGCACCTCGAACTGCACCATCATACCGGCAGCCATATCGACCGCCACTTTTCGCTGCCCTTACACCCCCTGCCCGCGCTCTCGCCGGTTGAGTCGTTAGAATGCGAGGCCAGCACGTTTGCCGCGGAGCTGCTGGTGCCAACTCCTTTTCTCGAACATGATCTGAAGGGATTGAAAATGCCTGTCGATTACGATGATAATGCCGCGACCCTGGCGCTTGCCGGGCGCTACCAGGTCAGTTCGCAGCTCATGAGCTTCCGGCTGGTGAGCATGTACTTCTGTTCAGAACGATAA
- a CDS encoding peptidylprolyl isomerase, with protein MPKTTKRAATRKAARIAKAHATELPKLQVKEAPRRAPGYKPPARGIARYPWGATILTILIIGLGIWTIYFYHVGPFALPASNHHAVVKPNLKLPNPSPCVSSTIIKQITDTAPGPSATAFKNTQHTYSKAPAMSINVNKFYCVGLNTNRGLIVLELDPQYAPVTVNNFVFLAEHHFYDGMVFHRVIQTGNGIHIIQTGDPTGTGTGGPGYKFKDEPVLGSYTAGCVAMANAGPNTNGSQFFICTGDDSKLLAKSYNLFGRVVQGLNIAQKIQGPGDDPSTKNIKPDVLEHVIVVQAP; from the coding sequence ATGCCAAAAACTACCAAACGCGCGGCCACCAGAAAGGCGGCCAGAATCGCAAAAGCTCATGCTACGGAACTGCCAAAATTGCAGGTGAAAGAGGCGCCCAGGCGAGCGCCCGGCTATAAACCGCCTGCGCGCGGCATCGCCCGCTATCCCTGGGGGGCCACCATCCTGACGATCTTGATTATTGGCTTAGGTATCTGGACCATCTACTTCTATCACGTCGGGCCGTTCGCGCTTCCTGCCTCGAACCATCATGCCGTGGTCAAACCCAACCTGAAGTTGCCGAATCCATCTCCCTGTGTCAGTTCGACTATCATCAAACAAATAACCGATACAGCGCCTGGACCCAGCGCGACCGCATTCAAGAATACGCAGCATACCTATTCGAAGGCTCCGGCTATGTCGATCAATGTCAATAAGTTTTACTGCGTGGGACTCAATACCAATCGCGGCCTGATTGTGCTGGAACTTGATCCGCAGTACGCGCCGGTAACGGTAAATAACTTTGTCTTCCTGGCCGAGCATCATTTTTATGATGGGATGGTCTTCCACCGCGTCATCCAGACCGGCAATGGCATCCATATCATCCAGACCGGCGACCCAACTGGCACGGGTACAGGCGGCCCGGGCTATAAATTTAAAGACGAACCTGTGTTGGGATCATATACCGCGGGCTGCGTGGCCATGGCAAATGCTGGCCCCAATACCAACGGTAGCCAGTTCTTCATCTGCACGGGAGATGACTCGAAGTTGCTGGCAAAGTCGTATAATCTTTTTGGGCGAGTCGTACAGGGATTGAATATCGCCCAGAAGATTCAGGGTCCTGGCGATGACCCGTCCACGAAAAACATTAAACCGGATGTCCTGGAACACGTAATCGTTGTTCAGGCTCCGTAG